TGATTCTTTCATATTTATCTTTTCCTGCTTCGAGGATACTTTTTCGCTTTATTTAAAGGTTCCAGAGTGAAGAAATCATGAGACGGGAGGattctttcatttattctttCCCTTCATGTTGAGGATTCTTTCTCACCTTTCAGTTCAGATACTTGTCTTCTGTGACAGAGCATTCTTTTCCTCCAGCATAGGAAATTGTTCTccaaattattcttttcttggtcgaggaaaaatgagattgtctCCAGGACTTTTCTTGGCCAACATCTACGTCTATAAATTGGGAGCTTCACCCCATTTCATCCAGACATCTGTCGCATTTCCTCTCTCGCACTTTCACTCTGTGTCcttcattgtcttcttcaagccactagctctctctctccctccctccctccctccctccctccctccctgcctctctctctctcagctctTCCTTGAAGTCATCTTATTGAatatttcctcttcttcagtcATTTCGTTTTCGGGTTCTTTCAGTTCCGCCTTCCTCAGCATATATAAATTCTTTACTTTCATTTCTCCacagagaagaaggaaagaaaaccGGAAAGATAGAAGTCATAAAGGGGGAAATGGCGGATATTGTTTGCTCTCTAGCTTCCAAAGCGGCAGTGTACCTGGTGGCTCCCGTCAGTCGTCAATGTGGCTACGTGATATTCGCCGACAGCTACGTTCGCCAACTTGAGGAAGAACGTGAGAAACTGGAAAATGAGAGGCGAAGGGTGCAGCATTTAATTGATGAAGCTCGAAACAACATGAAGCCGACTGAAGCTGTCGTTGAGAAATGGGTGGCAGACGTGGAGACCATCGCTAACAAGGCGCGCGACGTGCTGGAAAACGGAAGAGGTCAGAAAACTTGCTTGTGCGGGTGGCTTCCCAACCCAAAGGCACGTTATCGTCTCGGCAGGGAGGCAAGGACGACAGTCCAGGCAATCCAGAAACTCATTCCGGACGGTCGATTCGAGAGGGTCTTCTATGAAAGTGCTCCGCCAGGGCTTGTCATTGTCGCTTCCAGCGTCCATTCGTCGGCTGGTGATGGGGGCGACACTATCACCGATTCGCGAGCTTCCATCTTTCAAGACATAATGAAAGCTCTGGATGATGAGAAGCTCAAAGTCATTGGGGTGTACGGGCCTGGAGGTGTGGGGAAGACTACGCTGTTGAAGGAAGTTGAGAAGAAACTCAGAGAAGCAGGGAGACCGTTCCGCATGATCGTCAAAGTGGAAGTTTCGCAGATTCCAGACTTGAACAATATCAGAGACCAGATCGCTGACGCCTTGCGTCTGGATCTGAAGGACAAGCAAAGCCCACAGGGAAAAGCAGATGTTCTGTCGAAGAGATTGAAGAGTGATCCGGATAAGAAGGTTCTCATAATATTTGACAACCTGTGGGTAAAACTTGATTTGGAGGCGGTTGGAATTCCCTGGGAGAAGTGAGCGGCAAATGCAAGTTGTTGCTCACGTCAAGATTTAAAGATGTGCTGGAGCAAGAGATGGGTGCCGATCGAACATTTCTTCTTCGAGGTTTAACGGACGGCGAAGCTTCCAGGCTATTTGAAAACAAGGTTGGCGACAAGCTCAAAGACAATGAGGAATTGAAATCAATAGCAGATCAAGTGGTCAAGAAGCTCGCAGGTTTGCCTCTTTTGATTATCTCTGTTGCAAACACTTTGAAATCTAGCGATGAGTCCGCATGGAGAAACGCGCTGATAGAATTAgatgattcaaataaagaaaaaaagaaacgataGTCAGGTTGAGTTATGACCGTTTGAAGAGTAAGGACGCGAAGTACTTATTCTTGCTCTGTGGTCTTATTGGTGGGACCATTCAAGTCGAACTTCTGTTTGTACTAGCCATGGGGTTGGGCTTGTTTGAAAGATTTAATAAGACTATACAAGCGTCGAGGGATAGATTGAATGATATGCTCAGTGAACTCCGTTCTGCTTGTTTGTTGTTGGATGGTGGCAATGACAAGGACAGTGTGACCATACATGATCTTTACAGCGAGGCGGTCGTCTCAGATGCATTTAGTGGTCCGGATTCCTTAATGATTAACAACAATTATGGCTTATGGCCAAAGGAAAAGCTTGAGAAATGTTGGGCATGCCTGGTTAATGTTGGCAATGACAAGCTTGCTGAACTAATGCTACGTCAGTTTCCCCACGTGAAGATACTTATGTTGTCGGAACAAGCCGATATGGGAGATCGTAGTAGAATTGATTTCACATACATGGAGGAGCTTCGAGTCCTCTATCTTCGCTCCATGCATATCACCAGTTTACCTTCCTCGATGGAAATCCTCGGAAATCTCCAGTCATTAAGCATAAATTGCCATGTGGAGGATGTGGCAAATCTTGGCAAGCTCAAAGCATTGCAGATTCTCAGCTTCGCAGGGTCTCCAATTTCTAGGCTACCTGAAGAAATCGGGGAACTTACAAATTTGAGATCGTTGAATCTAAGCAACTGCAAAGAGCTTCAAAGAATAGAGCCTGGTGTCCTAAAACACTTAATCAAATTAGAAGAGCTACATATGAAGGGAAGCTTTAATCGATGGATgggcaaaaatgaaaatcattggAATTGTGTAATGCTAGGCTTGTCGAGTTGAGGAGCATGACAAAGCTAAATTCTCTGGAAATATCGATTCGTGATCCCATCCTACTCTTGGAGGTTGATGACCTGCCATTTGAGAAGTTGACTAGATTTTGGATCAACATAGGAAATGTTGAAGGAAGGGAATTTAAAGGTTTGAGAACCATGAAAATCAACTTGGAAGGGCATGATAGTATTCTTTCAAAAATATGGGTCCGGAAAACTCTCCAGAAAACTCAATACTTGTGTTTGGACAGATTGGGAGAGTTTGAGAACGCTTGCGAGTTGTGCATTCAAGAATTTCCACAATTGAAGCATCTCGACATTCATAACAGCCCATCAATAAAGTATATTGTCAGTTCATCCAATAGTGTTTTTACGATTTTAGAATCTTTGCTCCTTAGCGAGCTTATCAATCTAGGGAAGATATGCCATGGTCACATCGCCGCAGAGTGCTTCAGCAAACTAAAAGCTGTGAGCGTCAAAAAGTGCAACCGATTGGAATACTTGTGGAGTCTTTCACATGTGCAAAATCTTGTACAGTTAGAAAATATTGACGTATGGAATTGTAACTCAATGCGAGCCATTGCAAGAAAAGATATGGTCCCTGCCGATTGCAGAGTTGAGTTGCCTTACCTACGACATCTGTATTTGGCTAACTTACCAAATATGAGGAGTTTTTGCTCAAGAGCTGAGATGACTTCAGAAGGTACTCCAATTCAGGtaacttcttcattttctcccaTGTCAGTTTGTCTTATCGAGAGGGTATAAGTTTATTCAACAATAGGTAGAGGGAAGCCTCTTTCTACAAAtgctttttatttcttttttttttcccaattttagaTAATTGCACTAATTATTTGAGCTCAAGGGTTTCTACTATGACTAATTTATTACTCATGTCACATTTTTAATGAGTAGAAGAAACAGTGTATTGAACGAATGAACCTTGGAATGAATGAACggaattgaatattttcaaaatgaataaaGCAACCTCCGGAGATTAAATAAACCGAAGGCGAACGAAGAGTCACATAGCAAAGAAAGTCCACATAATTCATGTCCCAACTTCATGCAAGTTGGAACTGATTCCAACATATCATGCCATCATAACCGTGTCAACGTCAACTAGTTTGGGGatttttccttctccatttTCTCAGGCTCATCGAAAGATCTTAAGCTTTTGCTctccattcaattgaaatttaaatattttatattgatcgATTAAGTTTTTGACGTTTTTAAAAGCGATAAGCCCATTCGTACACTTTGGGTCCATTCATATTCTTTCAGGCGAGGGTTAtggatgaaggaggaggagatgaaggGACAGAGTTAGTAACCCCTACTTTAGATTTACAGAATACTTATTCGGATTCCTTCTTCGACAAAAAGGTAAACATCCATTCTCTTGAGATTTTACCCACAATAGCCATTGATACTCGGCTTGCTAGGGCAAGGTAATAATATCTCTTTGAAGATTGTCATTTGGTTTTATTTGTTAAAATGTGTTCATAGTTTATAATTACATTTGTTAGTGAATATTAATTCTTCCACTGCATTAGATTGGTGGTTAGGATTAGGCcaaattgtcaaatttttcaCAACTGTAATCCGACGCATAACTCTTATGAGCAGGCTAGTTTACCAAACTTGGAGGACTTTAAGCTTGACTCTATGGGATCCTTCAAAAGGATATGGCCCGATGAACTTTTCAGAAGTTCCTTCTACAAATTAGACACCATCACTATCGAGAATTGCTCTGACCTACTCCACATCTTCCCTTCGACAATCATAGGGAGATTGCACAACCTGAAAAGTGTCGAGGTTGAAAACTGTCCATCCTTGAAATCGTTGTTTGATTTTGGGTCCTTAGATTCAAATACGGAACAAAACGTGGTATTGCTCCCTGAATTGGTAAGGATCAAAGTTGAAAGATGTCTCTCCATAAAATCATTGTTTAATTGTGGGTCCCCTGATTCAAATGCGGAGCACAAAATTATATTGCTCCCTAAATTGGAGAACGTGTCGGTGAGTGAAGCAAAAAAGCTTAGACACGTGGTCATGAGCCACTCCCGAatggttttgaattttcctaGTCTTACATTTGTCTATGTTGAGAATTGCTCTAACCTGAGATATCTCTTCCCCAAATATACGGCCACAACTCTGATGAAACTTGAGTGGCTAACAATTAGTAAATGcgaacaaatgaaggaagtgattCTCGAGAAAGAAGCTGGTCGATCAGAGGCAAAAGTGATGAGTTTCCCTTGCTTAAGTAAATTAACACTTAAGGAGCTCGATAACCTGATTAGTTTTGGTTCAGAAGTGTCAAGAGGCAGCTAGGTGAGATAgccaaagaaaatgatgaatcgTCACAACCGTTGTTCAATGAGATGGTTCGTTCTATTCTTTACTATGATCATTCATATTATCGTATTATCATGTTTTATAATTAAGAATGTAATAAATTTGTCCAACTTATCCTCCTTCCTCACATTGTCCTTGTGCAGGTCACATTTCCCAATATGAGATGTCTAAGAATCAATGGCGTTCCATGCAAAGAGCTATGGAACAATCAAATTCCCACCGATTCCTTTCAAAAGTTGGAATATCTTTCATTGAATAAATGTGAGAATCTCCAATGTATTGCCACTTCTTATATGTGGAAGAAGCTGCAGCATTGTCTTGAGAAACTAAAAGTGATTTCATGCCGTTTGATCAAGATCATATACGAAGGTGATGGGATGGATACAGAGATTGGTAAATTGAGGAGGCTAGGTTTGTTTAATCTCAAAAACTTGACGCAAATTTGGCAGTTTGATGGTCTCCCAAACATCCCATTCCCAAACTTGAGAGACGTGCAGGTTTTGTGGTGCCCTCATTTGGAAATGCTTTTCACTACCTTCACAGCAAAATTGCTCGGGCAAATTGAAGAGCTGATAGTGGAGTCATGTGAAGATATGGAACTAATTGCTGGCCatgaaaaaggggaagaagtgaCTCGCACGGCAATCACCTTCTCAAAGTTAATTGCTCTTAAGCTTTCCAAGTTGCCAAAATTCAGGAGGTTCTTCTTATCTGAGAAATACTCTTTGACGTTCCGTAAGGACTTCCCATCCTTGCGAGGCTTCAGTATAGAAAGCTGTGGAGCAAAGCCAGACCAAGTCCTTGGTGACTTGAAAAACCACATTACGACAATGGCCTTGGAAAATCGGGTATTCCTTCAATATTTCATTGCGTTGGCTTGGCTATCTATCACTTTGAATCGAGAAATCAGTTTGTATTAGCTTAAATACACAATTTTCAGTGGGACCCACACCCATCACGTGGCCCTCTTCTTTCTCTATCGTTCTCTCTTCCTTGCTCTCTTCAACTAACGATCTCTCGATTCCCTTTTATGCTTAGCTTTCCAACTTACGGTCTATTGATTCATCCTTCTTCATTCTCCATCCACCAGTAGCCGCCGCCGAGAGTCCATCGCTGGCCACCACAAGACATGGCACGCTGAGAAGGGACAAAGAACAGAGAGCATTGATGGAAGGCTGGTCGATCACCGCTTCCTCTCACCTGCTGGTCGTCATCGTTCCACACACCCGTTCCGCTGCGAAGAAGTTCTGTAATGCCGGAGTGCTTGAACTTGAATCATGGCTGCCTGCTTCGACGATTCTGTTCCTTGATGTTGCTTCTGTTATCTCCTTACTCATGTCTGATGTCAATCGCTATAGGTAATCGTTCTTCATTCAACTAAACCACATTTGCTCTGTTAGTTACTGTCTGTGTGCAAATCGTAAGTGATTCAAGCTgtattaattatttgaaatggtGCTCCTCCGCCGGAATGTGTACCACTTGTTTGATGAAATTCCTGAACTAAGTCTGtgtgtattttttatttagttctTGACTGAGAATTCCTTTCATTACTAGCTTGTCGATATATTCTAGTCATATAAGCGTATTTGAGTTCTGTTTCTTCTTAAAAAATCATAGGTATTTAATTTCAAACTTGTTTTGAATCTGCTGGAACCTTGTCAATACATGCTGATTCATAACCGTTGCAGGCCAGAACTGATGTCAATTGGTGCTTGATTTTATTCTATTCCACTCAAGTAAGCATGTGTAGTGATGCAAGATTGTGTTATGGCAAATTTCATGtttgtttggaaaagaaattatgtcATGAATGAAAGAAATTCTACTAGAAATCAATCCGTGGATGTTGATCGTGTCTTGATATCCCTAATTTGGTGTGCATTTCATTCCAACTCAAGGCTAGTTTGGTTATGGGGATCATATATGTTCATGCTAGGAAAGTGATATGGAGAATCTTATGCCAATTTGCAAGAATTATAGTCATAACTGAACTATGATATGCTAGAATCGAAGTATTGTGTTCTGACCAAGATTGCTTTGTTTGAATTTGGCATTACTTTGGTCTTGGATTGATGCCATTTTGATCAAGTAGACTCATATGCATTTGGAGGAAGATATGGCTTCAATTTCATATCAATTAGTCATCAAAATGATCGTGGTTTGCAGACTTGTATGCCCTGTCATGATTCTGAACTTGTGCTGGAAGTTCTGGCTTAAGCATGAATTAAATGGATTTTGTCTTAGCTTGGTTGCCTTTTTTATTGCCCATGGATAAGTGATATGTGTGTGCATGATTAAATTGACGAGATGTGTGCTGGATATTGCCATGAGAGTCTTGGCCTAGTTTATTAACTTAGAGAAGTCTAATGTTAATTGAAGTTTAATTCCATGATTCTTGTGATTTCAAAGCTTGGAGCATCtattttttgtaatattgaatattttgaagAATACCGACTTCATCTAAAGGTGATCTGATAGACTAACCAGATTTGAGGAAATCTCTCGACAAAGTCGGTCATTGAGGCCCCTTGAAATATCGCATGGACAACACTTGCCAATAAAATACCAatattctctccctctccttcgaTGTTCATCATTCAAGGCTTATTTAGAAGAGCTTTTGCTTAGATCTAATTGATCTTTCAAGTGCGTGCATTTCTGCTGACATACTGTGCACAACACCAATTGTGAGCTACTCATTCATGATGTCCTTTCCTTCCTCGGAGTGGTCACTGGGCACTGCCGTTCAGAATggtatttcaaaaatatgatttttgttTCCTCCCTCCCCCATTGTGAATTCTATAGGGCAGGGAAGACTAGTCACCAGCGCTACCAGTACCCTGCCCTTGAAATCCATCAGGATCCTGCCCATATGTTCCACTAGGAGTAGGTGCATAGTTCCAATTGTCTTTCCTATGAACCATTCTGCACTGAAGGTGCAAAGCTCCATCTATCTCCTTGCAGCAGGTCCCTCTGTTTGCTGATAGTAATTGTTGTTATGACCCTGTCGACTGTAGTTTCCCTGATATGAAGGCATCGGATCTCCCCTCTATCCTTGATATGGAGCCCTGCTGCTGGCAGCATAATCCATATTGCTCGTTGGCAGGGgatttcttctttcatcttgtcctGGGGTACCATAACTTTGCTGACGAGAAGATAATTATATTGAGGGCTCCCTTATCTATTTGCTATTTGATCTCCTTGCCCGTCGTATCTAGGTTGTTCATAGTTTCTATTGTGATCTCGCATTCTCCTGCCCAGCCTCCCATATTGAAGTAGTGGTGGTCTCCGAGTAATTACTCTATTTTCATACTTGTCACCTAATGATTCAATAAGTTAAACAAAGCCAGCGGTACTGCAGGTCCATAAATCATAGACATATTGGAAAGTTGAACTtatggaattagaggatgaattgattaaatgaaaaaatttggCAAAGATGTATAGTAAATCTTATGTGGAGCCAAGTCATACCTCCGTATTCCTTGTTTTGGGGATCAATGTAGTAATAAGGTAATATGAAGATAACTCCAGGTAGATTTGTTTATAGCTCAATAAATCAGTGCACAACGATGATGCGATTATTAATCATTCATTGATTGCAATGGGAAACTTATCAAAGATACTTGCCTTTGAATTGCTTTGATTCTGCTTCAGTCATCACAACCTGAAACGGTGGTCGTGCTACTAGctcaaattctcttttttgcttCCTCCAAACTGAAACACGAGTGTCAAATGTCATCTCAAATTTGCAATGTAGATCATGCCATGGTTGCCTCGGGACATAGATCTCATGATCAGGAAATAACATATCCATGTTATTACAGTGCTAAATGTAAACATTAGCTTAATTACTGCAAATGTGGGGTTGTGCATGTCAAATTTTAAAGATGGTGTCAAGATCGCCACAGAGCTGGTGCTCAGGAGAGTCGTATTGACCATCGCATTGGTCCAACCCACCAATGAAAGCAGTTATTTTGTGGTTGTTTCCCAAAACAATCCATTTGTATCAAGAAAAAGTAcacagaaatttttttatgatgcaaaAAAGTTGAATCTTTTCCCTCTAAGAAGTTTATGCCATAAATCTCGAATGGAAAACAATTAGCCAATAAgaacttgatatatatattaatattaatgtTCATACCATAACATCAACTCATCCGAAACATTTTATACAACAATGACGTTGCATGTCATGCCCACAACTTACTTTAATTAGTAGG
This Eucalyptus grandis isolate ANBG69807.140 chromosome 7, ASM1654582v1, whole genome shotgun sequence DNA region includes the following protein-coding sequences:
- the LOC104454990 gene encoding uncharacterized protein LOC104454990 yields the protein MGADRTFLLRGLTDGEASRLFENKVGDKLKDNEELKSIADQVVKKLAAMGLGLFERFNKTIQASRDRLNDMLSELRSACLLLDGGNDKDSVTIHDLYSEAVVSDAFSGPDSLMINNNYGLWPKEKLEKCWACLVNVGNDKLAELMLRQFPHVKILMLSEQADMGDRSRIDFTYMEELRVLYLRSMHITSLPSSMEILGNLQSLSINCHVEDVANLGKLKALQILSFAGLVELRSMTKLNSLEISIRDPILLLEVDDLPFEKLTRFWINIGNVEGREFKGLRTMKINLEGHDSILSKIWVRKTLQKTQYLCLDRLGEFENACELCIQEFPQLKHLDIHNSPSIKYIVSSSNSVFTILESLLLSELINLGKICHGHIAAECFSKLKAVSVKKCNRLEYLWSLSHVQNLVQLENIDVWNCNSMRAIARKDMVPADCRVELPYLRHLYLANLPNMRSFCSRAEMTSEGTPIQARVMDEGGGDEGTELVTPTLDLQNTYSDSFFDKKASLPNLEDFKLDSMGSFKRIWPDELFRSSFYKLDTITIENCSDLLHIFPSTIIGRLHNLKSVEVENCPSLKSLFDFGSLDSNTEQNVVLLPELVTFPNMRCLRINGVPCKELWNNQIPTDSFQKLEYLSLNKCENLQCIATSYMWKKLQHCLEKLKVISCRLIKIIYEGDGMDTEIGKLRRLGLFNLKNLTQIWQFDGLPNIPFPNLRDVQVLWCPHLEMLFTTFTAKLLGQIEELIVESCEDMELIAGHEKGEEVTRTAITFSKLIALKLSKLPKFRRFFLSEKYSLTFRKDFPSLRGFSIESCGAKPDQVLGDLKNHITTMALENRLSNLRSIDSSFFILHPPVAAAESPSLATTRHGTLRRDKEQRALMEGWSITASSHLLVVIVPHTRSAAKKFCNAGVLELESWLPASTILFLDVASVISLLMSDVNRYR
- the LOC120295815 gene encoding probable disease resistance protein At1g61190; its protein translation is MADIVCSLASKAAVYLVAPVSRQCGYVIFADSYVRQLEEEREKLENERRRVQHLIDEARNNMKPTEAVVEKWVADVETIANKARDVLENGRGQKTCLCGWLPNPKARYRLGREARTTVQAIQKLIPDGRFERVFYESAPPGLVIVASSVHSSAGDGGDTITDSRASIFQDIMKALDDEKLKVIGVYGPGGVGKTTLLKEVEKKLREAGRPFRMIVKVEVSQIPDLNNIRDQIADALRLDLKDKQSPQGKADVLSKRLKSDPDKKVLIIFDNLWVKLDLEAVGIPWEK